From Bosea sp. NBC_00550, the proteins below share one genomic window:
- a CDS encoding DUF1028 domain-containing protein: protein MTFSLVARCARTGMFGVAVSSSSPAVAARCSYARAGVGAVASQNVTDPTLGPLALDLMEEGRSAAEAIAEIRKRGRFVEYRQVLAVDRNGTAAIHSGPRSLGIWTSAQAENVASGGNLLANDGVPQAIVDGFLASSGSGHLGDRLIAAMRTGLAAGGEAGPVRSAGLKIVDKLSWPIADLRCDWTEDCPVETVAKAWEVYKPQIEAYIQRALDPREAPSYGVPGDE, encoded by the coding sequence ATGACCTTTTCCCTCGTCGCCCGATGCGCACGGACCGGCATGTTCGGCGTCGCGGTCTCGTCTTCCTCGCCTGCGGTCGCCGCGCGCTGCTCCTATGCACGCGCCGGGGTTGGAGCGGTGGCCTCGCAGAACGTCACGGACCCGACCCTGGGTCCCCTGGCGCTCGATCTGATGGAAGAAGGCCGGAGCGCGGCGGAAGCCATCGCCGAGATCCGGAAACGCGGCCGGTTCGTCGAATACCGGCAGGTGCTGGCGGTCGACCGGAACGGGACGGCGGCGATCCATTCCGGCCCCCGATCGCTGGGCATCTGGACGTCGGCGCAGGCCGAGAACGTCGCCTCGGGCGGCAATCTCCTGGCCAATGACGGCGTTCCGCAGGCGATCGTCGACGGCTTCCTCGCAAGCTCCGGCTCCGGCCATCTGGGCGACCGGCTGATAGCCGCCATGCGCACAGGCCTCGCGGCGGGCGGCGAGGCCGGGCCCGTCCGTTCGGCGGGACTCAAAATCGTCGACAAGCTCAGCTGGCCGATCGCCGATCTGCGCTGCGACTGGACGGAAGACTGCCCCGTCGAGACGGTTGCGAAGGCCTGGGAGGTCTACAAGCCGCAGATCGAGGCCTATATTCAGCGCGCGCTCGATCCGCGGGAGGCGCC
- a CDS encoding RidA family protein, protein MAHTRIRKFNTKETYPEQKLDNDLAQAVVTRGGRIVWLRGQCPQNLDDAVNIDSHDPVEQTHKVMQNIRQLIEEAGGRMEHLVKVVVYLTDVRHREAVYRTMGEYIKGVHPVSTGLVVQALARPEWLVEIDGTAVIPD, encoded by the coding sequence ATGGCACATACCCGCATCCGCAAGTTCAACACCAAGGAAACCTACCCGGAGCAGAAGCTCGACAACGACCTGGCGCAGGCGGTCGTGACCCGGGGTGGCCGCATCGTCTGGCTGCGCGGCCAATGTCCGCAGAACCTCGACGACGCCGTCAACATCGACAGCCATGACCCGGTCGAGCAGACCCACAAGGTCATGCAGAACATCAGGCAGCTCATCGAGGAAGCCGGCGGCAGGATGGAGCACCTGGTCAAGGTGGTCGTCTACCTGACGGATGTACGCCACCGCGAGGCGGTCTACCGCACCATGGGCGAATACATCAAAGGCGTGCACCCCGTTTCGACCGGCCTCGTCGTGCAGGCGCTGGCCCGGCCGGAATGGCTGGTCGAGATCGACGGCACCGCCGTCATTCCGGATTAG
- a CDS encoding flavin-containing monooxygenase — translation MSVEQIDTLVIGAGQAGIAMSEHLDRAGVPHVVLERSRIAERWRSERWDTLAANGPAWHDRFPGLAFSDVNDQVGPNDFPSKETVADYFVAYARKIAAPIRCGVEVRHVERIAGRPGFRVETSAGMMEANRIVVATGPFQCPTIPALVPPETGMLQMHSTAYRNPGQLPEGAVLVVGSGSSGTQIAEELLESGRRVYLSVGPHDRPPRAYRGRDFCWWLGVLGKWDASAREPGTEHVTIAVSGANGGHTIDFRRLAARGMLLVGRTQACENGVVGFAPDLVENLGRGDANLHALLDEADAYVARNGLDLPEEPEARAVVADSDCVTNPIASLDLAQAGISTIIWATGFSSDYSWMEVDAFDESGRPRHQRGVSSEPGVYFLGLPWQSRRGSSFIWGVWHDAKYLADQITIQRNYAAYHAAMQRELESA, via the coding sequence ATGTCAGTTGAGCAGATCGACACGCTCGTCATCGGCGCCGGTCAGGCTGGAATCGCGATGAGCGAGCATCTGGACCGGGCCGGTGTCCCTCATGTCGTTCTCGAGAGGAGCCGCATCGCCGAACGCTGGCGTTCCGAACGATGGGACACACTGGCCGCGAACGGGCCAGCCTGGCACGATCGGTTTCCGGGCCTCGCGTTTTCCGATGTGAATGACCAGGTCGGCCCCAATGACTTCCCGTCGAAGGAAACGGTTGCAGACTATTTCGTCGCCTACGCCAGGAAGATTGCGGCACCGATCCGCTGCGGCGTCGAAGTCCGGCATGTCGAGCGGATTGCCGGCCGGCCCGGATTCCGCGTCGAGACGTCGGCAGGAATGATGGAGGCCAACCGGATCGTGGTCGCGACCGGCCCCTTCCAGTGCCCGACTATTCCAGCCTTGGTTCCGCCGGAAACGGGGATGTTGCAGATGCACTCCACCGCTTATCGCAATCCCGGCCAGCTTCCCGAGGGCGCCGTGCTGGTGGTCGGGTCGGGCTCTTCGGGGACGCAGATCGCCGAGGAATTGCTGGAGTCGGGGCGGCGCGTCTACCTGTCCGTCGGCCCGCATGATCGCCCGCCGCGCGCCTATCGCGGCCGCGACTTCTGCTGGTGGCTGGGCGTTCTCGGTAAATGGGACGCTTCTGCGCGGGAGCCCGGAACGGAGCACGTCACGATCGCGGTCAGCGGGGCGAATGGCGGTCACACGATCGATTTCCGGCGCCTGGCGGCACGGGGAATGCTCCTCGTCGGGCGGACGCAAGCCTGCGAGAATGGCGTGGTCGGCTTTGCCCCCGATCTCGTCGAGAATCTCGGGCGCGGCGACGCGAATCTTCATGCCTTGCTGGACGAGGCCGATGCCTACGTCGCCCGCAACGGCCTCGACCTGCCGGAAGAACCGGAGGCGCGCGCCGTGGTCGCGGATTCCGATTGCGTGACAAATCCCATCGCCTCGCTCGATCTGGCGCAGGCCGGGATCAGCACGATCATCTGGGCGACGGGCTTCTCCTCCGACTACAGCTGGATGGAGGTCGACGCTTTCGACGAAAGCGGCCGCCCGCGGCACCAGCGCGGCGTCTCGTCAGAGCCCGGCGTCTATTTCCTGGGGCTGCCCTGGCAGTCGCGCCGAGGGTCGAGCTTCATCTGGGGCGTGTGGCACGACGCCAAGTATCTGGCGGACCAGATCACGATCCAGCGCAACTACGCAGCCTATCACGCTGCCATGCAGCGCGAACTCGAGAGCGCGTGA
- a CDS encoding tetratricopeptide repeat protein yields the protein MRSADALATLRPDAGHLNHMPGHIYVLCGDYERARIASEKAIAADDIYAGYAGSFNFYVTARCHDLHLMMFTCMFMGQYAPALAAADRIREILTPDILGVQGRPKLAMTTEGYYSMRMHVLVRFGRWHDIIAEPFPGDPAIFRASIPMHHYARGIAFATLKDFARAEEERRLFRESYERISETHRYLSNYARNTLSVGQAMLDGELAYHKGDHEEAYVHLREAVRRDDNLGYTEPWAWMHPPRHALAALLMEQGHVVEAEGVYRDDLGLSGRVQRCTQHPDNVWALHGLVECLRRRGEEAELPALEAKLALALSKADVPITSSCLCRLTTAEPLCCCSA from the coding sequence ATGCGCTCGGCCGATGCGCTCGCGACCCTCCGCCCCGATGCCGGCCATCTGAATCACATGCCCGGACACATCTATGTGCTGTGCGGCGACTACGAGCGCGCCAGGATCGCCAGCGAGAAGGCGATCGCCGCCGACGACATCTATGCCGGCTATGCCGGCTCGTTCAATTTCTACGTCACGGCGCGCTGCCACGACCTGCATCTGATGATGTTCACCTGCATGTTCATGGGGCAGTATGCGCCGGCCCTCGCCGCCGCCGACAGGATCCGCGAAATCCTGACGCCGGACATCCTCGGCGTGCAAGGCCGGCCGAAGCTCGCCATGACGACGGAAGGCTACTACTCGATGAGGATGCATGTGCTCGTCCGGTTCGGGCGCTGGCACGACATCATCGCGGAGCCTTTCCCCGGCGATCCCGCGATCTTCCGGGCCTCGATCCCGATGCATCACTATGCGCGCGGCATCGCCTTCGCCACGCTCAAGGACTTCGCTCGCGCCGAGGAAGAGCGCCGGCTATTCCGGGAGAGCTACGAGCGCATCTCGGAAACGCACCGGTATCTCAGCAACTATGCGCGGAACACGCTGTCGGTCGGGCAGGCCATGCTCGATGGCGAACTCGCCTATCACAAGGGCGATCACGAAGAGGCCTATGTCCATCTGCGCGAAGCGGTGCGCCGCGACGACAATCTCGGCTACACCGAGCCCTGGGCCTGGATGCACCCGCCGCGCCACGCGCTGGCCGCGCTCCTGATGGAGCAGGGCCATGTCGTCGAGGCCGAGGGGGTCTATCGCGACGATCTCGGCCTGAGCGGCAGGGTGCAGCGCTGCACCCAGCATCCGGACAATGTCTGGGCTCTCCACGGCCTCGTGGAATGCCTCCGGCGGCGCGGCGAGGAAGCCGAGCTTCCGGCTCTGGAGGCGAAGCTTGCGCTTGCGCTGTCCAAGGCCGACGTGCCGATCACCTCGTCCTGCCTGTGCCGCCTGACGACCGCGGAACCCCTCTGCTGCTGTTCCGCGTAA
- a CDS encoding cytochrome c1, translating to MSRTSFRLALTGLAAGLSLALFQPAAQAAEGGPRPPALNWSFAGPFGKFDRAQLQRGFKVYKEVCASCHGASLAAFRNLSQPGGPEFTPGQVAALAATYQIKDGPNETGEMFDRPGRAADRFPSPFPNEQAARAANGGAYPPDFSVLAKARTYTRGFPTFVFDIFTQYQEQGPDYIHALLVGYKEPPAGFPALLPGQNYNEYMPGHLIAMPKPLSDGQVEYPKGPDGKSPVPETVDQYARDVSAFMVWMAEPHLEARKRLGMQVMIFLVIFAGLLYYTKKKVWSRMPDGSPAH from the coding sequence ATGAGCAGAACATCGTTTCGTCTCGCCCTCACCGGGCTTGCCGCCGGCCTGTCGCTGGCGCTGTTCCAGCCGGCGGCGCAGGCAGCCGAGGGCGGACCCAGGCCGCCGGCGCTGAACTGGTCCTTCGCCGGACCTTTCGGCAAGTTCGATCGCGCGCAGCTTCAGCGCGGCTTCAAGGTCTACAAGGAAGTCTGCGCGAGCTGCCATGGCGCCAGCCTGGCGGCCTTCCGCAACCTGTCGCAGCCGGGCGGCCCCGAATTCACGCCCGGCCAGGTCGCAGCGCTGGCCGCGACCTATCAGATCAAGGACGGCCCCAACGAAACCGGCGAGATGTTCGACCGGCCGGGCCGGGCGGCCGACCGCTTCCCGTCGCCGTTCCCGAACGAGCAGGCGGCGCGCGCGGCCAATGGCGGCGCCTACCCCCCGGATTTCTCGGTCCTGGCCAAGGCCCGCACCTATACGCGCGGTTTCCCGACCTTCGTGTTCGACATCTTCACCCAGTATCAGGAGCAGGGGCCGGACTACATCCACGCCCTGCTCGTCGGCTACAAGGAGCCGCCGGCCGGCTTCCCGGCGCTCCTGCCGGGGCAGAACTACAACGAGTACATGCCCGGCCATCTGATCGCGATGCCGAAGCCGCTCTCGGACGGGCAGGTCGAGTATCCGAAGGGGCCGGACGGCAAGTCGCCGGTGCCGGAGACGGTCGATCAGTATGCCCGCGACGTCTCGGCCTTCATGGTCTGGATGGCGGAGCCGCATCTCGAGGCGCGCAAGCGCCTGGGCATGCAGGTGATGATCTTCCTCGTGATCTTCGCGGGGCTGCTCTACTACACCAAGAAGAAGGTGTGGTCGCGCATGCCGGACGGCTCGCCGGCTCACTGA
- a CDS encoding cytochrome b produces the protein MSGHSSYVPKTGIERWLDARLPIIRLAHDSAVSYPVPRNLNYLWTFGGILVFMLVAQIVTGIILAMHYTANSLLAFNSVEHIMRDVNYGWLLRYLHSNGASMFFVAVYVHIFRGLYYGSYKAPREVLWILGVVIFVLMMATAFMGYVLPWGQMSFWGATVITNLFSALPVIGETIVTFLWGGYSVDNPTLNRFFSLHYLLPFMIFGVVILHIWALHVVGQNNPSGVEVKNVAKDTVPFTPYATVKDILGMVVFMIVFSWFVFYQPNFMGHADNYIPANPASTPAHIVPEWYFLPFYAILRAIPDKLGGVMAMGAAIVVLAFLPWIDTSKVKSMSYRPIARQLFWAFLVVCIGLGYLGAMPAEGGYVIASQIFTVLYFGFFVALFVVGLFERPKALPTSIADSVLASAKGGSAVRIATATAAEPNVKG, from the coding sequence ATGAGTGGTCACAGTTCCTACGTCCCGAAGACCGGCATCGAGCGCTGGCTCGACGCGCGTCTGCCGATCATCCGCCTCGCGCATGACTCGGCGGTGTCCTACCCGGTCCCGCGCAACCTCAACTATCTCTGGACCTTCGGCGGCATCCTCGTGTTCATGCTCGTGGCGCAGATCGTCACCGGCATCATCCTGGCGATGCATTACACCGCCAATTCGCTGCTGGCCTTCAATTCGGTCGAGCACATCATGCGCGACGTGAACTATGGCTGGCTGCTGCGCTATCTGCACTCCAACGGCGCCTCGATGTTCTTCGTCGCCGTCTACGTGCACATCTTCCGCGGGCTTTATTACGGCTCTTACAAGGCGCCGCGCGAGGTGCTCTGGATCCTCGGCGTGGTGATCTTCGTGCTGATGATGGCGACGGCCTTCATGGGCTACGTGCTGCCCTGGGGGCAGATGTCCTTCTGGGGCGCGACCGTCATCACCAACCTGTTCTCGGCGCTGCCGGTGATCGGCGAGACGATCGTGACCTTCCTGTGGGGCGGCTACTCGGTCGACAACCCGACGCTGAACCGCTTCTTCTCGCTGCACTACCTGCTGCCCTTCATGATCTTCGGCGTGGTGATCCTGCACATCTGGGCGCTGCACGTCGTCGGCCAGAACAATCCGTCGGGCGTCGAGGTGAAGAACGTCGCGAAGGACACCGTGCCGTTCACGCCCTATGCGACCGTCAAGGACATCCTCGGCATGGTCGTGTTCATGATCGTGTTCTCGTGGTTCGTGTTCTACCAGCCGAACTTCATGGGCCATGCCGACAACTACATCCCGGCGAACCCGGCCTCGACGCCGGCGCACATCGTGCCGGAATGGTACTTCCTGCCGTTCTACGCGATCCTGCGCGCCATTCCCGACAAGCTCGGCGGCGTGATGGCGATGGGCGCGGCGATCGTCGTGCTCGCCTTCCTGCCCTGGATCGACACCTCCAAGGTGAAGTCGATGAGCTACCGGCCGATCGCGCGCCAGCTCTTCTGGGCCTTCCTCGTGGTGTGCATCGGCCTGGGCTATCTCGGCGCCATGCCGGCGGAAGGCGGCTACGTCATCGCCTCCCAGATCTTCACCGTGCTGTATTTCGGCTTCTTCGTCGCGCTGTTCGTCGTCGGCCTGTTCGAGCGGCCGAAGGCGCTGCCGACCTCGATCGCCGATTCCGTGCTGGCCTCCGCCAAGGGTGGTTCGGCGGTGCGCATCGCGACCGCCACCGCTGCCGAACCGAACGTCAAGGGCTGA
- the petA gene encoding ubiquinol-cytochrome c reductase iron-sulfur subunit: MANATDTSTGTTRRDFLMLATGAFGAVGLGAVVVPLISQLAPDAQTVAAGAPVDVDLAPIAEGQAIKLFWRGKPIFVRHRTKKEIDEALAVDVATLRDPQTDQQRTKAGHEQFLVVFGNCTHLGCIPLGTAPGESKGDYDGWFCPCHGSHYDSSGRIRRGPAPLNLPVPPYAFTADTKIKIG; encoded by the coding sequence GTGGCGAACGCGACCGATACATCGACCGGAACAACCCGCCGCGATTTCCTGATGCTTGCGACCGGCGCCTTTGGCGCCGTCGGCCTCGGTGCCGTCGTCGTGCCGCTGATCAGCCAGCTCGCCCCCGATGCGCAGACCGTCGCCGCCGGCGCGCCTGTCGACGTCGATCTGGCGCCGATCGCGGAAGGCCAGGCGATCAAGCTGTTCTGGCGCGGCAAGCCGATCTTCGTGCGCCACCGCACCAAGAAGGAGATCGACGAGGCCCTGGCCGTCGACGTCGCGACGCTGCGCGACCCGCAGACCGACCAGCAGCGCACCAAGGCCGGCCACGAGCAGTTCCTTGTCGTCTTCGGCAACTGCACCCATCTCGGCTGCATTCCGTTGGGCACCGCGCCCGGCGAGTCCAAGGGCGACTATGACGGCTGGTTCTGCCCGTGCCACGGCTCGCACTACGATTCCTCCGGCCGCATCCGCAGGGGCCCGGCACCGCTCAACCTGCCGGTTCCGCCTTACGCCTTCACCGCGGACACCAAGATCAAGATCGGCTGA